In Gossypium raimondii isolate GPD5lz chromosome 12, ASM2569854v1, whole genome shotgun sequence, a single window of DNA contains:
- the LOC105762808 gene encoding caffeoyl-CoA O-methyltransferase, with amino-acid sequence MGPSPTFDQFGTSPTPDRGGKRSNPDFRLHITPLHFFFPLRFPIQRKLKLAQVHKQRKAKRKKLFISRVLAMATNTQDQQSQAGRHQEVGHKSLLQSDALYQYILETSVYPREPEPMKELRKLTAKHPWNLMTTSADEGQFLNMLLKLINAKNTMEIGVYTGYSLLATALAIPDDGKILAMDVNRENYELGLPVIQKAGVAHKIDFKEGPALPVLDQLVEDEKNHGSFDFIFVDADKDNYLNYHKRLIELVKVGGLIGYDNTLWNGSVVAPPDAPLRKYVRYYRDFVMELNKALAVDPRIEICMLPVGDGITLCRRVK; translated from the exons ATGGGTCCCAGTCCAACTTTCGATCAATTTGGGACTTCACCAACCCCCGACCGGGGTGGCAAGCGGTCCAACCCGGATTTTCGACTTCATATAACCCCTTTGCATTTCTTCTTTCCACTCAGGTTTCCAATTCAAAGGAAATTGAAACTCGCTCAGGTCCATAAACAAAGGAAAGCAAAGAGAAAGAAGCTTTTCATTTCAAGGGTTTTAGCAATGGCAACCAATACACAAGACCAGCAATCTCAGGCTGGTAGGCACCAGGAAGTTGGCCACAAGAGCCTTTTGCAAAGTGATGCTCTTTACCAG TATATCCTCGAGACCAGTGTGTATCCGAGGGAGCCTGAACCCATGAAGGAGCTCAGGAAGTTGACTGCCAAGCACCCATG GAACCTTATGACAACATCAGCCGATGAAGGCCAGTTCTTGAACATGCTTCTTAAGTTGATCAATGCCAAGAACACCATGGAGATTGGTGTCTACACTGGCTATTCTCTCTTAGCCACTGCCCTTGCTATCCCTGATGATGGAAAG aTCTTAGCCATGGATGTTAACAGAGAAAACTACGAGCTGGGTCTGCCAGTAATCCAAAAGGCTGGTGTTGCACACAAAATTGATTTCAAAGAGGGCCCTGCTTTGCCTGTTCTTGATCAATTAGTGGAAGAT GAAAAGAACCACGGATCCTTTGACTTCATCTTTGTGGATGCTGATAAAGACAATTACCTAAACTACCACAAGAGGCTAATTGAGCTGGTGAAAGTAGGCGGTTTGATCGGCTACGACAATACCCTATGGAATGGATCGGTGGTAGCACCACCCGATGCGCCTCTCAGGAAGTACGTTAGGTATTACAGAGACTTCGTCATGGAACTCAACAAGGCTCTTGCTGTTGATCCCAGGATTGAGATCTGCATGCTCCCGGTTGGTGATGGCATCACCCTTTGCCGTCGCGTCAAATGA
- the LOC105762809 gene encoding E3 ubiquitin-protein ligase MBR2, giving the protein MSSLMQSQGSTIDSFPEIVNIDEGTSPNNTSIGQPNSLHDMLNPVETRLSNFTAPSGGTMHRNAITLDVQSISGWNSGQPSSRQGVQNQVTQGAPNHRLNDDGEDARIRATPRSEERRIEPLNVFFTGRLNNGWSGNLVRSGPICLQSSSSNHIPENVNLNEGFISGNGTRESGVGTGGRPNLHDSGGLEREKISNASVSSYNVGSSSGSSNHVGEENNDGSGSSLGSYGLSCKRKAFEGTSGQSFSAGASGCFHQVENIAWHAGPTRNEASSSLSLSTPSSNFLNVTPPDQSNPRVGLGMRGVVSDAFLSLGERRANPGNEQESLPFSLLSTRAAGHSSFVSPSHPQVAPVDESLDLRPTTTIAGNSGSTSTQPHMRTASIVPRNVHPISRNGTSSSSVCNPSSSSSSGERADALRGEPNIRNISRNNVEHPMFVPATEMRNVAQDPTGWSLASGNPSTSGGIPSSNRPASSSNIHPLPDPAWIPPHNPPIHNQQRLSEFASWSLFPPIASEFGGHSGCFPLPSSSPSASSQETVGPSESNSQGNNQPSPRLAFILERHGDDVLGMAHSLRALAADIEGRHRLISEIRQVLNAVRRGENLQIEDYMPFDPFIYHGMAAMHDRHRDMRLDVDNMSYEELLALEERIGDVSTGLSEEMILKLMEQRKHSSTSTESQQDLEPCCICQEEYANGDDTGILDCGHDFHSNCIKQWLMLKNLCPICKTTGLLK; this is encoded by the exons ATGTCGTCCCTGATGCAAAGTCAGGGGAGCACCATTGATTCCTTCCctgaaattgttaatattgatGAGGGAACAAGTCCCAATAACACTAGTATTGGTCAACCGAATTCATTGCATGACATGCTGAATCCCGTGGAAACTCGGCTATCCAATTTTACAGCACCTTCTGGTGGGACAATGCACAGAAATGCTATTACCCTTGATGTTCAGAGCATTAGCGGCTGGAATTCTGGTCAACCAAGCTCTAGACAGGGAGTGCAGAACCAGGTGACGCAGGGTGCTCCAAATCACCGTCTTAATGATGATGGTGAGGATGCACGTATACGGGCCACTCCGAGGTCTGAAGAACGGCGGATTGAACCACTAAATGTCTTTTTTACTGGGAGACTGAATAATGGATGGAGTGGCAATCTGGTTAGAAGTGGGCCCATATGTTTGCAGAGTTCCAGCTCTAATCATATCCCAGAGAATGTGAATTTAAATGAAGGATTTATTAGTGGAAATGGTACCAGAGAGTCAGGTGTTGGAACTGGTGGAAGGCCTAATCTCCACGACTCAGGTGGATTAGAAAGAGAAAAGATATCTAATGCAAGTGTTTCTTCTTATAATGTTGGCAGTTCATCTGGAAGCTCTAATCATGTAGGAGAGGAAAACAATGATGGCTCAGGCTCTTCTTTGGGCAGTTATGGTTTATCCTGCAAGAGGAAGGCCTTTGAAGGTACTTCTGGACAGTCTTTTTCTGCTGGTGCTTCAGGCTGTTTTCACCAAGTAGAAAATATTGCTTGGCATGCTGGTCCTACTCGTAATGAAGCTTCCAGCAGCTTGAGTTTATCTACGCCCTCTTCGAATTTCCTTAATGTGACTCCTCCTGATCAGTCAAATCCAAGAGTTGGGCTTGGTATGAGAGGAGTAGTTAGTGATGCATTTCTTTCTTTAGGTGAAAGAAGAGCAAATCCGGGAAATGAACAAGAATCTTTACCATTTAGTTTATTGTCAACCAGGGCTGCTGGCCATTCTAGTTTCGTCTCTCCTAGTCACCCTCAAGTTGCACCAGTTGATGAATCTCTAGACTTGAGACCAACAACAACAATAGCTGGAAATTCTGGCTCAACCTCAACTCAACCTCATATGAGAACTGCTTCTATTGTTCCAAGAAATGTGCATCCTATCTCTAGGAACGGTACTTCCAGTTCAAGTGTTTGCAACCCATCAAGTTCTAGTAGTTCTGGAGAGAGAGCTGATGCATTACGAGGAGAACCAAACATCAGAAATATCTCAAGAAACAATGTGGAGCATCCCATGTTTGTACCGGCTACTGAGATGAGAAATGTGGCACAAGATCCAACAGGTTGGAGTTTGGCTTCTGGAAATCCTAGTACTTCTGGAGGTATTCCATCTTCTAATCGACCTGCGTCTAGTTCAAACATCCATCCTTTGCCTGATCCTGCCTGGATCCCTCCTCACAACCCTCCAATACATAATCAACAGAGACTATCAGAATTCGCTTCTTGGTCTTTATTTCCTCCTATTGCTTCTGAATTTGGTGGTCATAGTGGCTGTTTTCCACTACCATCTTCAAGCCCTTCAGCTTCCTCACAGGAGACAGTGGGGCCATCAGAATCTAACAGCCAAGGGAATAATCAACCATCCCCAAGGTTAGCATTCATATTGGAGAGACATGGTGATGATGTTCTTGGGATGGCCCATTCATTACGAGCATTGGCTGCTGATATTGAAGGGAGACACCGACTAATATCTGAG ATTCGCCAAGTCTTAAATGCCGTCCGCAGGGGGGAGAACTTGCAAATTGAG GATTATATGCCGTTTGATCCATTCATCTATCATGGTATGGCTGCTATGCATGACAGACATAGAGACATGCGTCTTGATGTTGATAACATGTCTTATGAG GAATTGTTGGCATTAGAAGAACGCATAGGAGATGTGAGCACTGGACTGAGCGAGGAAATGATTCTGAAGTTGATGGAACAACGGAAGCATTCATCTACTTCAACAGAATCCCAACAAGATCTGGAACCGTGTTGTATCTGTCAG GAAGAATATGCAAATGGAGATGACACTGGGATACTAGATTGTGGACATGACTTCCACTCTAACTGCATTAAACAATGGTTAATGCTAAAGAACTTGTGCCCTATTTGTAAGACAACAGGCTTGCTTAAATGA